The Silene latifolia isolate original U9 population chromosome 4, ASM4854445v1, whole genome shotgun sequence region ATAGACCGCGTTTGTCGTTTTTTTTCCCTTTCCTCCCTTTTGTTTTCTCCCTTTTGTTTTGTTAGAGGGAGATGTGTCGTGTTTTTTTGGGGTGATTAGTagtattattagaattattaggattattattattattatcattattattagtaattagtaatattattaattaataaattagtaTAAAAAGACTACCTCATATTATACCATTAGACCTTCTTAGAAATAACACCACTACCTAAGCCTAGAATAGAATTAGACTAGTTAATTCTCTCCTCTCaaatattgtagaaccctaatatttactctctcaattttcattcaataaaaagttgtaatctttctttaattttaGTTTAGTTCTTCCtttgttcattcaagttcttcATTCTCAATAGTATACAATTAGTCATTTGGGTTAtatttgaagattagaagaaattcattcttccattattgtccaagattgttactttcctctttgttggtacaattctcatcttttgtttacattattttcatttgtttacatttcttatgttgtttaattgttattcatcaaaagtattagtttttatcatgtttacaatgtttacttgtttattgttggaaattgttggtGATTTCTCATccatgaacatgagtgagtagtctcatcTAGAGTTTAGGGGGATCTTGGGTCATTAATGGGTGTAAAAATGGGTTATTAACATTTGGAATTGGGTGATTACTTGGTAATTACTTTCATGCATATGAAGTGCTCGATGAAATGCTTAAACGAAAGTTTGAATCTTTTATTGGCATGTTTAACTTGTCTTGGTGCTTAAGCTATTGGATGGTCTTTATGCTATGATTAGTAGATCGATCGGTCTTGTTCTCATGCATATTAAGTGTTCGTAGAATAGTTTGAACGAAAGTTTGACTCTTTCTTTGACATGTTTGGCTTGTCTTGATGCTTATGCTATTGGAAGGTCTATATGCCATGTTAGTATTGAGTTCATATTAATTAAGTGACAACTTGTTAATGAACTCGAGGTGATTAGGAAATTAGTCTTAATTCCTTGACCATTGTCATCACCCATGTCttgttttgatcttgttttatacCCTCCTACCCAAGTGAACCCGAAGACTCTAGTTCTTCCATCAATTGAAtacaatttcatttagtttaaattttataccttgttgcatcttagttttagataaatcaacatcttattttgtttgactagactaaagacttaaacaaaccaagtatctaacccccgccatctttgtgttcgacacccgaataaatactacttttatttggttttataaattgtttttgattgggaagTGACGGCAAATCCCTATatcaaaaataaagtaaatatttaatgataaaatattataaataaagtcgtcatttaaaaaaaaaaatccgtaGTTATAACATTTTATCAAGGgttttttgtcagaaactaccttttatttagggtcatttgttaacaactacctttcattttatttttggctttcaactaccttttctttcttcattttgcgaaagactaccaaaaatccaCTTCCGGCGAAAAAAAGTCAACTTTCCGGCGTTAGCTTGCTCTTTCCTCCCTTTTTCACACACATAACCCATATTTCTCACTTTGTTCACCCAACAAAATCCAAAAAAGCTCCTCTCCATGCCCAACACCTTATCAAAAATTTGTTCAAAGCATTACCATATGCATCAACCCTCTCAACTTCCATCTCCATCTCCGTCGTCACCTTTACTACAACTTTCACCTTCACCCTTACATTTCAACAACCTTATAGACTACTCATGATTCATCAACCTACTGTCCATCTAAGTGATATTAAAGTACCTTCTTTCTCTCTTCATGGTAAGATGGTGGGTATACGAAAACTAATGAGATAGTAGCACACAAGTGATCGTAAGAGTGAATCCATGATTATTTTCAAATAGTTAACACTAGGAGTTTATTTTGCCAACAAGGCTATAATAGATCATTATTGTTGAAAAATTATTTACCATGTTAAGATTAATATCAATGATGATTTTGTTTTGGTGATTATGACTTTGATTTGGGTAAGAGATAGACAAATTGaggtgattaatgttgagtttaaTCAATCTTTATCATCGATTATTATGGTTATGAAATAAAGAGTTAAATTCAACATGAAATGGTAAGTCAACGCCGGAAAGTTGACTTTTTTTCGCCGGAAGtggatttttggtagtctttcgcaaaatgaagaaatgaaaggtagttgaaagccaaaaatatAATGAAAGGTAGTTGTTGTTCACACCcttaaataaaaggtagtttctgacaaaaaaaacccttttatcaataaatattactccctcctattcactataatcTTCCCTATTTCCCTTTTCGGTTATTCagcttttcttccctatttccttttttgggttgatttatgTGGTCTAAATTCAATTGCATGTGGGGTAGGATATTTTGTCTGGTCCAAATTAACTTTCTTATttttgtacaaaaaaaaaaaaggggaagaatatagtgaatagaaGGGAGTAATACATTTCATCATAAAATTGTGAGATTTAGTTCATCTCCATTTCAACGAAAATAGTCGGACTCCAACAAGAATTTGCCTAACATTAACTCCCAATCGTAATTATCCAAACACTCCAAATCTCAAACGCAAACCAAAAAACAATCAACCCTCCCCCACCGGCGCCGtcgccactaccaccaccactaccaccaccactaccaccgtCGACTCCACCGCTGCAGtcccttcctcctccactcctctTTCCTTTTCCATTGCTCCACCACCAGGAGGCCGCCATCGACCACCGCTGCTGTCCGAGGCTACCCCAGCACCGACGATAAATAAGGTTCTTTTCTTTACCTTAATTTTTTTGATTGTGATATGATGATTTAAGTCAAAGTGATATAATGATTTGAAAATGATTATTAACTCGATTTAAATTAGAATCGTAGTTAGTTGTTAATGGACAATCAATAAATATGGTGTAGTAAAGTTTCGACGGAGTTGGATTTTAGCTTTCGGAATCGTTATTATGAAAGACAATTTCGGGGGCTGGGGATTTCTTTTCATGAggatttgagacggttttacttcCTGCTCAACGGCTGTTCCGGGACTGGTTTGAGTCGACTTTTTCGTCGATTTTCGGGGGCCTGTTTTGTGACTGATTTCAGAGCTGTTTTGAGGTCTGTTTTGGGACTGATATTTTCAGAGGGCGGAAAAAAGGCATGTTTGGTGACTAAATAAGGCGGATTTAGGGGTCTTACTGAGGACGATTGCAGGATTGTTTTGGCTGTTTTGGGTGTGTGGCGAGGGACGTTTATGGCTGGTTGTGGGCAGATGGTGAGGCGGGCCTGATGGCTCTATCAGAGCAGAAAGGGAGGCGGTTATGCAGGTGGCATGAAGGGCTGTACGAGGCGTGTTGAAGGGGGCCGCTGTGGGTCTGGAACACGGTGGTTTTGATGCTGGAACGTGGTTGTGTGAAGGATGTTTTTTAGGCTACTGAAGTTGGCGGGTTCAGGGCAGATTTAGGGTGTTTGATGGCCGTGTATGGGGATTGGGGCTTAGTTCAAAAAAGCGGCGCCCTGAGTGCGCTTAAGGCTCGCCTTGGATGAGGCAGTAGCTAAGACGCATTGGTGCATTTTAGTTGCGCCTTTTAGACAATGTCACCTAACAAGGCCAACTCGTATGCACTTTAGAAATAGGGCGCCTTGCGCCTCATCCCCTTCGCGCCTCTATGCGCCATGCACATTTTCAAATTAAGGTATTGGGCTGATTAGGGTGAGGTATAGGACTGGAATAGGGTTGAACTAGGGCGGGAATAAGGGTGGGTTATGAAAGGATTCATGCTAGCCTCTTGAATGGTGAAGAGGAAGATGTATTATAGGAGAATGAAGGGGAAGGGAGGTCATAAGGCTGCTGCCGTAGGGTATTACAGATTTGGTTTGGTAGGAGTATTTGTCTTCTTTATCTTGTGGTAATTCATCGAATCCCATCAatgattttgtttatttgtttgctgtTCTGCTTGTTTAATCAAGTAAATTTTCTTGCTGAAAATCGAACTGATGTCGACTAACTGTTAGGTGGAACATATATCCAGTTTGCCTTTGCCATCATCTAATTGTGCGAATAATTGAAGGATCAACCTacaatttctaattttttttatgGTAAAATTGAATCCTAACCTCTGGATTTAATAGGAGAAGGACGAATAGTTGAAGATCAACTGGAAAAGAGTTTCTGCAACAAGCTTTTTTGGCTTTGCATTTGTTGGACCAATTGGCCACTTCTGGTTAGTCCATTGTCCCACTCATCTCTACTACTTCAAGCCTTTGTTCGTGAACTTTTCTCCTTTACATGACACTAGTCTACTGTAAAGGaattacgttttttttttgtcatatGAATGTGGGTGTGCTTTTGTTGATTTAATCCCAAATCCCAACAAAAACTACTAGTGGTATTATAGGATAAGCTCATTAGTTCTAAAAGTGAGTTAAGTGACACAAAAGTAGCACTTCGTATTATTAAACTTGCTTGAATCTGACTGTCTAATCTAATGGCATCTTTTGCTGGCTATCACAGACATTAGTTTATCTTTTTTATTCCAAGTTATCAACTTGTACTTCGAAATTGTACACTGATAGAAGCTCGGTTGTTTAGAGTAACATGTACCTGCTGAACTACTTTGACGGTAAAGACAATGGTACAGAAGTTTATCTGTGAGTGGGCTGAGGTTTTATTTGAAATTTAGTATCAGTGTTGTCTTTTGGTAGATGTTTAAAGTCTAGAGTTCATAAATGTTGTTCGTAATTTTTTCTCTTAAAAATGTCTACCCCTTCCTCAAATCCTGCGTCCACCCCTGGTTTAAGGGTACCGTAGATAATCTAGAAAAAGTAGGGGTACactttagaaaagtgaaaaacaaagAGGTAAATCATACAAGAACCCAAAAAAATCCGTTATATATACTGTAAATTATACAAGACCTTTACTAATAGTTATGAAAAGAACCGGTTTTAGAATAAATTTGGGTTATGATCCTCTCCATCTATTTATCTCTATTTCTTGTCTATTTATTCTCACATACCaatattaaattattattattcatttacCTCATCGATCCTCTTTTGTTAGATCGTTCCAAAATAAAATCGGGACGGTTGAAAAAAATGGAGAGGAGCTAAATTGAATAATTTTGTATTATAGTGTCTTACCTAGGATTATTTGAGTTCTGTAGGATTATTTGAGTTTTAGTGTCTTACCCTTGATTATTTGAGTTTTGGTGTGTTCACTGTTTAACCTGTTAAAAAATAGAGACACTAATCTGAGAATCAAAATCAAATGGGGTGGATTGATCCATGAGTTAACAAAAGGATAACAATAACAATTGGGAAATCTAAACACATACACAAGCGGCAAAAGGTTGAGATTTGAACGACAGACACAAGTAAGAACATCTTCCATGAAAATCCCTTTATTCCATATCATTTTTAATAATCTCACATCTCCTTCTCTTCATCTCCAGGTAATTTCATCACCAAACCCTCTATTTTTACTCGCTTTTGCTACTTCTTAATTGCTTTATAAAATACGTATCGGCGTATCCTCGATAAAATCATTGTTTTTGTCTGTACAACGTCGATTGCTTCAATCTTCCTAACTGGGATTTGTATTTAAGTTCGAATCTTGATTATAATTAGAATACTTTTTGTTTTATAGGATGGTGATTTGTAGTGAATGAAACCTAGGAGGTAAAAGATGGAGATTGGGCCCACTGATGAGGAAGAAGTCACCTCTCCTGATTCGTCGAATGGAGGTTTAGACAAATCTGATGATGGGGATGCTGGGTTGTCTCCGCTGTCTTCACAGTATTCCTCGTGTGGTGAGTCGGAGTTTGATCGGTATTGTAGCGCCAATTCTGTGATGGGTACTCCTAGTGTTTGTAGCTCTATGGGGTTCTTTCATGATTCTATGGATTCCGATTTAGCGTCGGTGAAGGGTTCCGAGGGTTTCAGTTTAGGTGGTAGTAGGGTTTCTAGGAGGTTTGAGGAGAGTTCTGGTTCAACATTATTGGATAGGGGTTGTGGTTTTGGTAGTTGTTCGAATGGTGAATTTTGCGGGTCGATTGGTGGGAGGGAGGGTTCAAGTCCTTGTGGTGGTAATGCAGGGAGTTCTTCAGGTGATCATGGGGTTATGCCAATGTTAGGGAGCATGGCTGAGCATAAAGGGCTTAAGGACTTCAATAGTGAGGTAGGGAAGAAAGAAGACTTGGTTGTGCTTCTGAAGAATGTAGAAAATGTGTTTTTACAAGGAGCTGTTGCGGCGAGAAGTGCTGCTGAGAACTTGTTGGACTGTAACCGTGCTGATGAAATGGAGGATGAGAGGTGCCGAGAGGAAGACGAGACCTCCTCTAGGTATGAACATTCGGATGGCGAGGATTCAATGTTTAACTATGGTTCAGATGATGGATCACAGGCTCATGCATATTATGTGAAAAATGTGGACGATAAATGTGATGAAGATGCAGGTTGCGGAAATTTGGTGCTTATGAATTCAGCTGTGGCTTTTGGATCTAAGGACTGGGAAGATTTTGAGTTGGACGGAGCCAATGGAAACAATGGAATACACCTTCCTGCTAATTTTTGGGAACAGAAACAATTAAGTGGTGATAATGAAACCAGTTCTCCAGATATCGCTTTGGTAAAATCAACTTGTAAAGAAAATTTTCAGGGGCGTGTAGAAGCAAAATTTGAAAAGGAAGTTACTGTAGGTAGCAATGATTGCCTAGTAGACAATAAATCATTTAATGGTCAGCATAGTCACTCAACTGCTAGTCTTCATACTTCCAACCAAATAACTAGTAATGATGGATCCGATGAATACCTTGAGAGCTGTTCAATGCATAATATTTTTGAAAATAGTTATTCTCACGTTCATGTTGCTGTGGATGTGGGTTCCACTCCATCTAATGGAGAAAGAGAAAATCAAGATATACCTTGTGACGAAGCCAGTGGTATCCAAGACCTGCCAGCTTTGCAACAATGTGTGGATCTTCCACTCGATTTAGGGGTTGGTGAAGCTTCTTTTCCTCGAGTGGACATATGCAAAGATCATTTGTTTGATGACTTGGATGATGACACAAGGAACTCCCATTTTGGTCGTGAATCAAATCCAGACTCATCCTGGATCCAGAGAGACAAGGGTGTTAATCATGATGACTTGAATCTTTTAGAAGACAAATTAACAAGCAGCAAAGTAAGTCTATTTGGAAAAAAGATTGCTTTTTCTTTTCAAATTTAAATATAAGGAGCTTTTTATTAGACTGTTAGCTGTAGTTGCATGATACTCAGTGGCTTTATTGACTTAGATTAATTAACATCATAAATGCTTAATTGTTAACCTGCCTTAAAAAAGGAACTGGCCAACTGGGTGAACGAAAGAGCGGATTGCTTCAACTTAATAACTTTATACAGCTCTCTAGAGCTGACTTAACGTGAAATGTTTCATCTATTTCAAGCaaatatttgtttttcttttgtcgAGTGGTGGAACATTGATCAATCAAAACTTTCCAATATCACCTAACAACCTCAAGAAGTCCAGATGGTATGTAGTGGTTGTTAGAATCAGTGAAAGTAATATGCGTGTATGGGTTTGGTTTTTAGTGTTAGTCAGAGTACTAGGAAGGTATTTTGAAGCATTATTTTCCACATGAATCAATTGCAATGACTAGCATAAATGACAGTCAATTTGCTATTTCCCTTTTTCCTGTAATCTTGTTTGATATTCCCATCTGGCTTATTCCTTGCAGTTGAAATAGTGTTGGTAAAGGCTTTGGAGTTTGGAGCTATTAACTTAATCGGCCCTTAATCCTAAAAGTTACCTGCTTCTTTTAGTCTATGAAACATTGCCACTACTGTCCCAATAAACAtttaaatttattttagctaATTGCATCATTTTTTCCCCTACTTGTTTTTGTACCAATATTCACACCTGTCAAATTTTATTATATGAAGCCAATTTGTTCTAACAGGGAAAGGATCTTGAAATGAATGCGTTTTATGGTGAGATTGTACACGACATGGAAGAGATCTTGTTAGACTCGCATGATTCTGTTGGAATGAGGCTGAAGCAAAAGCATATTATGTTCCAACCTGAGCAGTCATCTCCTAAAAGAGTTGGCGGGTCTTCTACAACTACTCTTGGTATGGAGGCTGATTGTTCCTTGATTCATCCTTTTAGGATTGATGGGATCGAAGTAGTGGGTGCAAAACAGAGAAAAGGGGATGTTTCACTTAGTGAAAGGCTGGTTGGTGTGAGGGAGTACACTATATACATCATACGGGTTTGGAGTGGCCAGAGTAAGTGGGACGTTGAACGTCGATATCGTGACTTCTACACACTTTATCACCGGCTGAAAACATATTTTGCTACTCAAGAGTGGATTCTTCCTCCTCCTTGGGCCTCCGTTGAAAGAGAATCACGAAAACTTTTCGGAAATTCTTCTCCACATGTTGTTTCAGAGAGAAGTACGCTTATTCAAGAATGCTTGTCTTCCATTCTTGATTCCCGATACCTTTCCAGTCTTCCAAGTGCCTTGGTTTTGTTTCTGTCTCCACCAGAAGCCATTCTCAGCTCTTTTCAGTCCAATGAGGTGGCACATCAGTCTAATTCAACAGAAAGAGTTTCCACTTTAGGGAAGACGATATCACTGATAGTTAATATTCAACCCCAAACGTCACTGAAGGAGCTTCTAGATAAACAACATTATACATGTGCTGGGTGCCATAAAGATTTTGACAATGGAAAGACTCGCATGCACGAATTTGTGTTGAACTTTGGGTGGGGAAAACCGCGATTGTGTGAATATACTGGCCAACTGTTCTGT contains the following coding sequences:
- the LOC141653144 gene encoding uncharacterized protein LOC141653144, producing MEIGPTDEEEVTSPDSSNGGLDKSDDGDAGLSPLSSQYSSCGESEFDRYCSANSVMGTPSVCSSMGFFHDSMDSDLASVKGSEGFSLGGSRVSRRFEESSGSTLLDRGCGFGSCSNGEFCGSIGGREGSSPCGGNAGSSSGDHGVMPMLGSMAEHKGLKDFNSEVGKKEDLVVLLKNVENVFLQGAVAARSAAENLLDCNRADEMEDERCREEDETSSRYEHSDGEDSMFNYGSDDGSQAHAYYVKNVDDKCDEDAGCGNLVLMNSAVAFGSKDWEDFELDGANGNNGIHLPANFWEQKQLSGDNETSSPDIALVKSTCKENFQGRVEAKFEKEVTVGSNDCLVDNKSFNGQHSHSTASLHTSNQITSNDGSDEYLESCSMHNIFENSYSHVHVAVDVGSTPSNGERENQDIPCDEASGIQDLPALQQCVDLPLDLGVGEASFPRVDICKDHLFDDLDDDTRNSHFGRESNPDSSWIQRDKGVNHDDLNLLEDKLTSSKGKDLEMNAFYGEIVHDMEEILLDSHDSVGMRLKQKHIMFQPEQSSPKRVGGSSTTTLGMEADCSLIHPFRIDGIEVVGAKQRKGDVSLSERLVGVREYTIYIIRVWSGQSKWDVERRYRDFYTLYHRLKTYFATQEWILPPPWASVERESRKLFGNSSPHVVSERSTLIQECLSSILDSRYLSSLPSALVLFLSPPEAILSSFQSNEVAHQSNSTERVSTLGKTISLIVNIQPQTSLKELLDKQHYTCAGCHKDFDNGKTRMHEFVLNFGWGKPRLCEYTGQLFCSSCHTHETMVLPARVLHHWDFTPYPVSQLAKSYLDSIIDKPMLCVNAVNPYLLSKVPTLLHIVGIRRKIGTMLPHIRCTYRRSIYRRLGYRKYLLETNDFFALRDLIDLSKGAFAALPAILEAVLKKMQEHIIELCLECCDNGIPCGARRACSNPSSLIFPFQEEQEIRRCKSCKSVFHKDCFSKLAECPCGLVFKEVTPTRSLSTLTLGNVTEFDVKSPVKFISSFFTLSKQEKSKDDTDEDNVILMGSLPTNSL